Proteins encoded by one window of Enterobacter hormaechei subsp. xiangfangensis:
- the glyA gene encoding serine hydroxymethyltransferase: MLKREMNIADYDAELWQAMEQEKVRQEEHIELIASENYTSPRVMQAQGSQLTNKYAEGYPGKRYYGGCEYVDIVEQLAIDRAKELFGADYANVQPHSGSQANFAVYTALLQPGDTVLGMNLAQGGHLTHGSPVNFSGKLYNIIPYGIDESGKIDYEDMAKQAKEHKPKMIIGGFSAYSGIVDWAKMREIADSIGAYLFVDMAHVAGLIAAGVYPNPVPHAHVVTTTTHKTLAGPRGGLILAKGGDEELYKKLNSAVFPSAQGGPLMHVIAAKAVALKEAMEPEFKVYQQQVAKNAKAMVEVFLNRGYKVVSGGTENHLFLLDLVDKNLTGKEADAALGRANITVNKNSVPNDPKSPFVTSGIRIGSPAVTRRGFKEAEVKELAGWMCDVLDNINDDAVIERVKGKVLDICARFPVYA, translated from the coding sequence ATGTTAAAGCGTGAAATGAACATTGCCGATTATGATGCCGAACTGTGGCAGGCTATGGAGCAGGAAAAAGTACGTCAGGAAGAGCACATCGAACTGATCGCCTCCGAAAACTACACCAGCCCGCGCGTGATGCAGGCGCAGGGTTCTCAGCTGACCAACAAATATGCTGAAGGTTATCCGGGCAAGCGCTATTACGGCGGTTGCGAATACGTTGATATCGTTGAGCAGCTGGCGATTGACCGTGCGAAAGAACTCTTTGGCGCTGACTACGCGAACGTCCAGCCGCACTCTGGCTCTCAGGCTAACTTCGCTGTTTACACCGCGCTGTTGCAGCCGGGCGATACCGTTCTGGGTATGAACCTGGCGCAGGGCGGCCACCTGACTCACGGCTCCCCGGTTAACTTCTCTGGCAAACTGTACAACATCATCCCTTACGGTATTGATGAGTCCGGTAAAATTGACTACGAAGATATGGCGAAGCAGGCCAAAGAGCACAAGCCGAAGATGATCATCGGTGGTTTCTCTGCTTATTCTGGCATCGTTGACTGGGCAAAAATGCGTGAAATCGCTGACAGCATCGGCGCGTACCTGTTCGTCGACATGGCGCACGTTGCCGGTCTGATTGCGGCAGGCGTTTACCCGAACCCGGTTCCACATGCGCACGTTGTGACCACCACCACCCACAAAACCCTGGCGGGTCCACGCGGTGGGCTGATCCTGGCGAAAGGCGGTGACGAAGAGCTGTACAAAAAGCTGAACTCCGCCGTATTCCCAAGCGCCCAGGGCGGCCCGCTGATGCACGTTATCGCCGCGAAAGCCGTCGCGCTGAAAGAAGCGATGGAGCCAGAGTTCAAGGTTTATCAGCAGCAGGTTGCTAAAAACGCCAAAGCGATGGTGGAAGTGTTCCTGAATCGTGGCTACAAAGTGGTCTCTGGCGGGACTGAAAACCACCTGTTTCTGCTGGACCTGGTTGATAAGAATCTGACCGGTAAAGAAGCTGACGCAGCCCTCGGCCGCGCCAACATCACCGTGAACAAAAACAGCGTGCCAAACGATCCGAAGAGCCCGTTCGTGACCTCCGGTATCCGTATCGGTTCTCCGGCCGTAACTCGTCGTGGCTTTAAAGAAGCGGAAGTAAAAGAGCTGGCGGGCTGGATGTGTGACGTTCTGGACAACATCAATGACGACGCGGTTATCGAGCGCGTTAAAGGTAAAGTGCTGGACATCTGCGCACGCTTCCCGGTGTACGCATAA
- the suhB gene encoding inositol-1-monophosphatase translates to MHPMLTIAVRAARKAGNVIAKHYETPDSVETSQKGSNDFVTNVDKAAEAIIIETIRKSYPQHTIITEESGEHEGTDQDVQWVIDPLDGTTNFVKRLPHFSVSIAVRIKGRTEVAVVYDPMRNELFTATRGQGAQLNGYRLRCSNARDLDGTILATGFPFKAKQHATTYMNILGKLFTECADFRRTGSAALDLAYVATGRVDGYFELSLKPWDFAAGELIAREAGAIVCDFTGGHNYMSTGNIVAGNPRVVKAMLANMRDELSDALKR, encoded by the coding sequence ATGCATCCGATGCTGACCATCGCCGTGCGCGCAGCGCGCAAGGCGGGTAATGTAATTGCCAAACACTACGAAACCCCAGACTCCGTAGAAACCAGCCAGAAAGGCAGCAATGATTTCGTGACGAACGTCGATAAAGCCGCAGAAGCGATTATTATCGAAACGATCCGCAAATCTTACCCGCAGCACACCATCATCACCGAAGAAAGCGGTGAACATGAAGGTACCGATCAGGATGTTCAATGGGTTATCGATCCACTGGATGGCACCACCAACTTCGTTAAACGCCTGCCACACTTCTCTGTGTCTATTGCAGTACGCATCAAAGGCCGTACTGAAGTCGCTGTTGTTTACGATCCAATGCGTAACGAACTGTTCACCGCAACCCGCGGTCAGGGCGCGCAGCTGAACGGCTACCGTCTGCGTTGCAGCAATGCACGCGATCTCGACGGCACCATTCTGGCGACTGGCTTCCCGTTCAAGGCGAAGCAGCACGCAACCACCTATATGAATATCCTGGGCAAGCTGTTCACCGAATGCGCGGACTTCCGTCGCACTGGCTCTGCTGCACTGGATCTGGCCTACGTGGCGACCGGCCGCGTTGACGGTTACTTTGAGCTGTCACTGAAGCCGTGGGACTTCGCGGCGGGCGAGCTGATCGCACGTGAAGCTGGCGCGATTGTTTGCGACTTCACCGGCGGCCATAACTATATGTCTACCGGCAACATCGTTGCAGGTAACCCGCGCGTTGTTAAAGCCATGCTGGCAAACATGCGTGATGAACTGAGCGATGCGCTGAAGCGTTAA
- a CDS encoding DUF1007 family protein: MQIVKQSAVALFLAVFTFAAGAHPHSFISLKTELVTDGTQLSGLKMHWTMDEITSADLLYDAGNAKPGDEIWKKLAAEVMANVLGQHYFTEFWHNGQKVKFLNRPTEYGMTREGHQAVLTFVLALAHPQPLAGQTYRFSTFDPTYYVDMRYDKDSDVRLPDALQKSCKIGVHTPKPSEETLNFAISLDKADAPPEDMELGKQFAQEVTLQCQ; encoded by the coding sequence ATGCAAATAGTTAAACAAAGCGCGGTAGCGTTATTTTTGGCGGTTTTCACTTTCGCCGCCGGCGCACATCCTCACAGTTTTATCAGCCTGAAAACCGAACTGGTGACGGACGGCACGCAGCTCAGTGGCCTGAAGATGCACTGGACGATGGATGAAATCACCTCCGCCGACCTGCTGTACGATGCCGGAAACGCAAAGCCCGGCGATGAGATCTGGAAAAAGCTGGCGGCGGAGGTGATGGCCAACGTGCTGGGTCAGCACTACTTCACCGAGTTCTGGCACAACGGACAAAAGGTGAAATTTCTTAACCGTCCCACGGAGTACGGCATGACCCGCGAAGGTCATCAGGCGGTGCTGACGTTCGTGCTTGCGCTGGCGCATCCTCAGCCGCTGGCCGGGCAAACGTACCGCTTTTCCACTTTTGACCCTACCTACTATGTCGATATGCGCTATGACAAAGACAGCGACGTACGGCTGCCGGACGCGCTGCAAAAAAGCTGCAAAATTGGCGTGCACACCCCTAAACCCAGCGAAGAGACGCTGAACTTTGCGATCTCGCTGGATAAAGCAGATGCCCCGCCTGAGGACATGGAGCTGGGTAAACAGTTCGCGCAGGAGGTGACGTTACAATGTCAGTGA
- the csiE gene encoding stationary phase inducible protein CsiE produces MMTTLEIPSVLSSSQRRCQVLLMLYLPDAAVTAQSIIAANGVDDVMARQDIAETRDEIQRYHRLDIVTHHDGCYRIEGSALNQRLCLLHWLRRALRLCPHFVAQQFTPALKTALKQHGIARPLYDDANLRALINFCARKLQRQFESRDVQFLQLYLQYCLIQHHLGNTPEFSPVQRSWTQSRGEYFTAQEIVRHWKRRVPQGTHSDEQLFLALLFMMLRTPDPVMDKHQQDQRLRRAIVRMIARFRAQTGMNFSDEQGLTDQLYIHLAQALDRSLFDIGIDNSLPEEIHRLYPRLLRTTKEALFELEAEFGLRFSGEEMALVAVIFGAWLMQETDLHEKQVVLLTGEDKACEELIEQQLRELTLLPLNIRYLSLEAFKKEGAPREAALVITPYPTALPLFSPPLIHAVETLNTQQQEHIRVMLES; encoded by the coding sequence ATGATGACGACGCTTGAAATTCCATCTGTGCTTTCCAGTTCGCAGCGCCGCTGCCAGGTGCTTTTGATGCTTTACCTGCCCGATGCTGCCGTCACCGCACAGAGCATAATCGCTGCCAACGGCGTGGACGACGTCATGGCACGGCAAGATATAGCCGAGACGCGCGATGAAATCCAGCGCTATCATCGGCTTGATATCGTCACGCACCATGATGGCTGCTACCGAATTGAGGGTTCCGCCCTTAATCAACGTTTGTGCCTGCTGCACTGGCTGCGCAGGGCGCTTCGGCTCTGTCCACATTTTGTCGCCCAACAGTTTACCCCTGCCTTAAAAACCGCGCTCAAACAGCACGGCATTGCCCGCCCGCTTTATGACGATGCGAACCTTCGGGCGCTTATCAACTTTTGTGCGCGCAAGCTTCAGCGCCAGTTTGAGTCCCGCGACGTACAATTTTTACAGCTCTATCTGCAATATTGTCTGATTCAGCATCATCTGGGCAATACGCCGGAGTTTTCGCCCGTTCAGCGCAGCTGGACGCAGTCCCGAGGGGAATACTTTACGGCGCAGGAAATTGTCCGCCACTGGAAACGGCGCGTCCCGCAGGGAACGCACAGCGATGAACAGCTGTTCCTGGCGCTGCTGTTTATGATGCTTCGCACACCCGACCCGGTGATGGATAAACACCAGCAGGATCAGCGCCTGCGTCGCGCCATCGTGCGTATGATTGCCCGCTTCCGGGCGCAAACCGGGATGAACTTCAGCGATGAGCAAGGGCTGACCGATCAGCTTTATATCCATCTGGCTCAGGCGCTGGACCGCTCCTTATTTGACATCGGCATCGACAACAGTCTGCCGGAAGAGATCCACCGTTTATACCCCCGGCTGCTGCGCACCACTAAAGAGGCGCTGTTTGAGCTGGAAGCCGAATTTGGTCTGCGATTCTCCGGTGAAGAGATGGCTCTGGTGGCGGTGATTTTTGGTGCCTGGCTGATGCAGGAGACCGACCTGCATGAAAAACAGGTGGTCCTGTTAACGGGGGAAGATAAAGCCTGCGAAGAGTTAATTGAGCAGCAGCTTCGCGAGCTGACGCTTCTGCCGCTCAATATTCGTTATCTTAGCCTGGAGGCGTTTAAGAAGGAGGGCGCCCCCCGCGAGGCAGCGCTGGTCATTACGCCTTATCCAACCGCCCTGCCGCTGTTCTCGCCGCCGCTCATTCATGCCGTTGAGACCCTGAACACGCAGCAGCAGGAACACATTCGCGTTATGCTCGAATCGTAG
- the glrR gene encoding two-component system response regulator GlrR yields MTSRKPAHLLLVDDDPGLLKLLGMRLVSEGYSVVTAESGQEGLKVLSREKIDLVISDLRMDEMDGLQLFTEIQKQQPGMPVIILTAHGSIPDAVAATQQGVFSFLTKPVDKDALYKAIDSALEHAAPSGDDGWRESIVTRSPVMLRLLEQARMVAQSDVSVLINGQSGTGKEILAQAIHNASPRSKNAFIAINCGALPEQLLESELFGHARGAFTGAVSSREGLFQAAEGGTLFLDEIGDMPAPLQVKLLRVLQERKVRPLGSNRDIDINVRIISATHRDLPKVMARNEFREDLYYRLNVVNLKIPALAERAEDIPLLANHLLRQAADRHKPFVRAFSTDAMKRLMTASWPGNVRQLVNVIEQCVALTSSPVISDALVEQALEGENTALPTFAEARNQFELNYLRKLLQITKGNVTHAARMAGRNRTEFYKLLSRHELEANDFKE; encoded by the coding sequence ATGACAAGCCGTAAACCTGCCCATCTGTTACTGGTGGATGACGATCCCGGGCTGTTAAAGCTGCTGGGGATGCGTCTGGTCAGCGAAGGCTACAGCGTGGTCACCGCTGAAAGCGGGCAGGAGGGGCTGAAAGTGCTCAGCCGCGAGAAAATCGATCTGGTGATCAGCGATTTGCGCATGGATGAAATGGATGGCCTGCAACTGTTCACGGAGATCCAGAAGCAGCAGCCCGGGATGCCGGTGATTATCCTCACCGCTCACGGATCTATTCCTGATGCGGTGGCCGCGACGCAGCAGGGGGTATTCAGCTTCCTCACCAAACCGGTGGATAAAGACGCCCTCTATAAAGCGATCGACAGTGCTCTTGAGCACGCTGCGCCATCCGGCGACGACGGCTGGCGTGAATCCATCGTGACGCGTAGCCCTGTGATGCTGCGCCTGCTGGAACAGGCGCGGATGGTGGCGCAATCCGACGTTAGCGTGCTGATCAACGGCCAGAGCGGGACCGGGAAAGAGATCCTGGCCCAGGCGATCCACAACGCCAGCCCACGCAGTAAAAATGCCTTTATTGCCATCAACTGTGGCGCGCTGCCGGAACAACTGCTTGAGTCTGAGCTCTTCGGCCATGCCCGCGGCGCCTTTACCGGCGCGGTGAGCAGCCGTGAAGGGCTGTTCCAGGCGGCTGAGGGGGGCACGCTGTTCCTTGATGAAATTGGCGATATGCCCGCGCCGTTGCAGGTCAAACTGCTGCGCGTGTTGCAGGAGCGGAAAGTGCGTCCGCTTGGCAGCAACCGCGATATCGATATCAACGTGCGCATTATTTCCGCTACCCATCGCGATTTGCCCAAGGTGATGGCGCGCAACGAGTTCCGCGAAGATCTCTACTATCGACTGAATGTCGTCAACCTGAAAATCCCGGCGCTGGCCGAGCGTGCGGAAGATATCCCGCTGCTGGCAAATCACCTTTTGCGCCAGGCCGCTGACCGCCACAAACCATTCGTGCGCGCGTTCTCCACCGATGCGATGAAACGCCTGATGACGGCAAGCTGGCCGGGCAACGTACGCCAGCTGGTGAACGTGATTGAGCAGTGCGTGGCGCTGACGTCATCGCCGGTGATCAGCGATGCGCTGGTGGAGCAGGCGCTCGAGGGGGAAAACACGGCCTTACCGACGTTTGCGGAAGCGCGAAACCAGTTCGAGCTGAACTATCTGCGCAAGCTGCTGCAAATCACCAAAGGCAACGTAACCCATGCGGCGCGCATGGCCGGGCGTAACCGTACCGAGTTTTATAAATTGCTTTCACGCCACGAGCTGGAAGCGAACGATTTTAAAGAGTAA
- a CDS encoding 3-phenylpropionate MFS transporter encodes MVLHSTRWLALSYFTYFFSYGIFLPFWSVWLKGIGLTPETIGILLGAGLVARFLGSLLIAPRVSDPSLLIKAVRILALLTLVFAVCFWVSHQFAWLMVVMVGFNLFFSPLVPLTDALANTWQKQITMDYGRVRLWGSIAFVIGSALVGKLVSLYDYRAILALLTLGIASMLLGMLLRPSVMPQGESRHQESAGWPAWRSLVAQSWRFLACVCLLQGAHAAYYGFSAIYWQGAGYSASAVGYLWSLGVVAEVIIFALSQKLFRRFGARDLLLLSAVCGVARWGIMGWTTELPWLIMAQILHCGTFTVCHLAAMRYIAAREGGDVIRLQAVYSAVAMGGSIAVMTVFAGFLYQHLGHGVFWVMALVALPAIVIRPKVAART; translated from the coding sequence ATGGTCTTGCATTCCACGCGCTGGCTGGCGCTCAGCTATTTCACCTATTTCTTTAGTTACGGTATTTTTCTGCCTTTCTGGAGCGTCTGGCTCAAGGGAATTGGTCTGACGCCTGAGACCATTGGCATCCTGCTGGGCGCGGGGCTGGTGGCACGCTTCCTGGGTAGTCTGCTGATTGCGCCCCGCGTCAGCGATCCCTCCTTACTGATTAAAGCGGTGCGAATTCTGGCCCTGCTGACGCTGGTCTTTGCAGTCTGCTTCTGGGTTAGCCACCAGTTTGCCTGGCTGATGGTGGTAATGGTTGGCTTTAATCTGTTCTTCTCCCCGCTGGTGCCGCTGACGGATGCCCTGGCGAACACCTGGCAAAAGCAGATCACCATGGACTATGGCCGCGTGCGCCTGTGGGGATCGATTGCCTTCGTGATCGGCTCTGCGCTGGTCGGGAAACTGGTCAGCCTCTATGACTATCGTGCCATTCTGGCGCTGCTAACGCTCGGCATCGCCTCAATGCTGCTCGGTATGTTGCTGCGTCCGTCGGTGATGCCGCAGGGCGAAAGCCGCCATCAGGAGAGCGCCGGCTGGCCCGCCTGGCGCTCGCTGGTGGCGCAAAGCTGGCGTTTCCTGGCCTGCGTCTGTCTGCTTCAGGGGGCGCATGCGGCCTATTATGGCTTCAGCGCCATCTACTGGCAGGGGGCGGGTTACTCGGCTTCTGCGGTAGGCTACCTGTGGTCGCTCGGCGTGGTGGCGGAGGTTATTATCTTCGCGCTGAGCCAAAAACTGTTCCGTCGTTTCGGGGCGCGTGACCTGCTGCTGCTTTCCGCCGTGTGCGGCGTGGCGCGCTGGGGCATCATGGGCTGGACGACGGAGCTGCCGTGGCTGATTATGGCGCAAATTCTGCACTGTGGAACCTTCACCGTCTGCCATCTGGCGGCGATGCGCTACATCGCGGCGCGAGAGGGTGGGGACGTTATTCGTCTTCAGGCGGTCTATTCAGCGGTGGCGATGGGCGGCAGTATTGCGGTGATGACCGTATTTGCCGGTTTCCTCTATCAGCACCTGGGGCACGGTGTGTTCTGGGTGATGGCGCTGGTCGCTTTACCGGCCATCGTTATTCGCCCTAAAGTCGCTGCTCGCACGTAA
- the trmJ gene encoding tRNA (cytosine(32)/uridine(32)-2'-O)-methyltransferase TrmJ, whose product MLQNIRIVLVETSHTGNMGSVARAMKTMGLTNLWLVNPLVKPDSQAIALAAGASDVIGNAQIVDTLDEALAGCSLVVGTSARSRTLPWPMLDPRECGLKSISEAEQAPVALVFGRERVGLTNEELQKCHYHVAIAANPEYSSLNLAMAVQVIAYEVRMAWLATQEKPVEPKEETAYPLVDDLERFYGHLEQTLLSTGFIREGHPGQVMNKLRRMFTRARPESQELNILRGILASIEQKNKA is encoded by the coding sequence ATGCTGCAAAACATTCGAATCGTGCTGGTCGAAACATCGCACACCGGCAACATGGGCTCTGTGGCCCGCGCTATGAAAACCATGGGCTTAACGAACCTGTGGCTGGTTAATCCGCTGGTGAAACCAGACTCTCAGGCTATTGCTCTGGCGGCCGGCGCCAGCGACGTGATCGGGAATGCGCAGATCGTGGACACCCTGGACGAAGCCCTGGCCGGTTGCAGTCTGGTGGTGGGGACCAGCGCGCGCTCCCGTACGCTGCCCTGGCCGATGCTGGACCCGCGCGAATGCGGCCTGAAAAGTATCTCAGAAGCGGAACAGGCGCCGGTTGCGCTGGTGTTTGGTCGTGAACGCGTTGGCCTGACCAACGAGGAACTACAGAAGTGTCACTACCACGTGGCGATTGCCGCCAATCCGGAATACAGCTCGCTGAACCTGGCGATGGCGGTGCAGGTCATTGCCTACGAAGTGCGCATGGCATGGCTGGCGACGCAGGAGAAACCGGTCGAACCTAAAGAAGAGACGGCCTACCCGCTGGTGGACGATCTGGAGCGCTTCTACGGTCATCTGGAGCAGACGCTGCTCTCAACCGGCTTTATCCGTGAAGGCCACCCGGGCCAGGTGATGAACAAGCTGCGCCGTATGTTCACCCGCGCCCGCCCGGAAAGCCAGGAGCTGAACATCCTGCGCGGGATTCTGGCGTCGATTGAGCAGAAGAACAAAGCGTAG
- a CDS encoding nickel/cobalt transporter — protein sequence MSVISSPVSKPRRWLHLWPLALFLLLAVGGALWLWQAWPQVMVKSVLWQREVNQQMSVLLKAVAENPTKAGGALLAFSFIYGVLHALGPGHGKIVITTWLATHPSKLKSSIGLTLASSLLQGGVAIALVVVVLSLLQLPARQLHMSSFWLEKGSYALVGVLGLILCWRALKKLRALLQKPKFKAFTPHHVHHENCGCGHQHLPTQEQLQNGDDWRARLMIVLSMGMRPCSGAIMVLLFSKVTGVFGWGMLSALAMAAGTSLTISSLALLVHSFRQLAVKLSGNKTPVLWRQVGWTTLALAGGVILLVAAVTMWMSALPVGRGLRPF from the coding sequence ATGTCAGTGATCTCCTCTCCCGTCAGTAAGCCGCGTCGCTGGCTACACCTCTGGCCTCTGGCGCTCTTTTTGTTGTTAGCGGTTGGCGGCGCGCTCTGGCTGTGGCAGGCATGGCCGCAGGTGATGGTGAAAAGCGTCCTCTGGCAGCGGGAAGTTAATCAGCAGATGAGCGTGCTGCTGAAAGCCGTGGCGGAAAATCCGACCAAAGCGGGCGGCGCTCTTCTGGCGTTCAGCTTTATCTATGGCGTGCTGCATGCCCTGGGACCGGGGCACGGCAAAATTGTCATCACGACCTGGCTTGCCACGCATCCGTCGAAGCTGAAATCGAGTATCGGCCTGACGCTGGCTTCTTCTTTACTTCAGGGCGGGGTGGCGATTGCGCTGGTCGTGGTCGTCCTCTCGCTGCTACAGCTGCCGGCTCGCCAGCTGCATATGAGCAGCTTCTGGCTGGAGAAGGGGAGTTACGCGCTGGTAGGCGTGCTGGGGTTGATCCTCTGCTGGCGGGCGCTGAAAAAATTGCGCGCGTTGCTGCAAAAACCAAAATTCAAAGCCTTTACGCCGCATCACGTTCACCATGAAAACTGCGGGTGCGGGCATCAGCATCTGCCGACGCAGGAACAATTACAGAATGGTGACGACTGGCGTGCGCGTCTGATGATTGTGCTCTCAATGGGGATGCGTCCGTGCTCGGGCGCAATCATGGTGCTGTTGTTCAGCAAAGTGACAGGCGTATTTGGCTGGGGCATGCTCTCGGCGCTGGCGATGGCGGCGGGAACGTCTCTGACGATCTCTTCGTTAGCCTTGCTGGTGCACAGCTTCCGTCAGCTGGCGGTAAAACTCAGCGGCAATAAAACGCCGGTATTGTGGCGACAGGTTGGCTGGACGACGCTTGCGTTGGCGGGCGGGGTGATTCTGCTGGTGGCTGCGGTCACGATGTGGATGAGCGCGCTGCCGGTGGGAAGGGGGTTGCGGCCTTTCTAG
- a CDS encoding DoxX family protein, whose translation MNSLRYFDFGSSRSLLLLIARIAIVVLFIIFGYPKLTGFSGTVQYMTSLGAPMPMLAAIIAVVMEVPAAILIVLGFFTRPLAVIFVFYTLGTAVIGHHYWDMTGDAVLPNMINFYKNVSIAGAFILLAITGPGAISLDRR comes from the coding sequence ATGAACAGCTTACGTTATTTCGATTTCGGCTCCTCTCGTTCTCTCCTGCTTTTAATTGCCCGCATTGCTATCGTGGTCCTGTTTATTATTTTCGGTTATCCCAAGCTGACGGGGTTTAGCGGCACCGTTCAGTATATGACGTCGCTCGGCGCCCCCATGCCCATGCTGGCCGCGATTATTGCGGTGGTGATGGAAGTCCCCGCCGCGATTCTAATCGTGCTGGGCTTTTTCACCCGCCCTCTCGCGGTGATCTTTGTCTTCTATACGCTGGGAACGGCGGTGATTGGTCACCACTACTGGGATATGACGGGCGATGCGGTCCTGCCAAATATGATTAACTTCTACAAAAATGTGAGTATCGCTGGCGCATTTATTTTGCTGGCGATTACCGGGCCGGGGGCCATCTCCCTCGATCGACGTTAG
- the glnB gene encoding nitrogen regulatory protein P-II — translation MKKIDAIIKPFKLDDVREALAEVGITGMTVTEVKGFGRQKGHTELYRGAEYMVDFLPKVKIEIVVSDDIVDTCVDTIIRTAQTGKIGDGKIFVFDVARVIRIRTGEEDDAAI, via the coding sequence ATGAAAAAGATTGATGCGATTATTAAACCTTTCAAACTGGATGATGTACGTGAAGCGCTGGCAGAAGTAGGCATCACCGGGATGACCGTAACTGAAGTGAAAGGTTTTGGTCGTCAGAAGGGCCACACCGAGCTATACCGTGGCGCAGAGTACATGGTGGACTTTCTGCCGAAAGTGAAAATCGAGATCGTGGTGAGCGATGATATCGTCGATACCTGTGTGGATACCATCATCCGCACGGCGCAGACCGGTAAAATTGGCGACGGGAAAATCTTCGTCTTTGACGTGGCGCGCGTGATCCGTATCCGTACCGGCGAAGAAGACGACGCGGCGATTTAA
- the hmpA gene encoding NO-inducible flavohemoprotein → MLDAQTIATVKATIPLLVETGPKLTAHFYDRMFAHNPELKEIFNMSNQRNGDQREALFNAIAAYASNIENLPALLPAVEKIAQKHTSFQIKPEQYNIVGSHLLATLDEMFSPGQEVLDAWGKAYGVLANIFINREAQIYSENASKNGGWEGTRAFRIVEKTPRSALITSFEFEPVDGQPVADYQPGQYLGVWLKPEGFPHQEIRQYSLTRKPDGKGYRIAVKREEGGQVSNWLHNEASVGDVVHLAAPAGDFFMAVETNTPVTLISAGVGQTPMLAMLDTLAKANHSAQVNWFHAAENGDVHAFADEVKALGAGLPHFTAHTWYRLPTEADRAAARFDSEGLMNLGQHEGAFSAPGMQFYVCGPVAFMQYAAKQLVDLGVNKDNIHYECFGPHKVL, encoded by the coding sequence ATGCTCGACGCCCAAACCATCGCTACCGTAAAAGCCACAATCCCCCTGCTGGTTGAAACGGGTCCTAAACTGACCGCCCATTTCTACGATCGCATGTTCGCGCATAACCCGGAGCTCAAAGAGATTTTCAACATGAGCAACCAGCGTAACGGCGATCAGCGCGAAGCGCTGTTTAACGCTATTGCCGCCTATGCCAGCAACATCGAAAACCTGCCGGCTCTGCTGCCTGCGGTGGAAAAAATCGCGCAGAAGCACACCAGCTTCCAGATCAAACCTGAGCAGTACAACATCGTCGGCAGTCACCTGCTGGCGACCCTGGACGAAATGTTCAGCCCGGGCCAGGAAGTACTGGATGCCTGGGGGAAGGCCTATGGCGTACTGGCAAACATATTCATCAACCGTGAAGCACAGATCTACAGCGAAAACGCCAGCAAGAATGGCGGCTGGGAAGGCACGCGCGCCTTCCGCATCGTTGAGAAAACCCCGCGCAGCGCACTGATCACCAGCTTTGAGTTTGAGCCAGTTGACGGTCAGCCAGTTGCCGATTACCAGCCGGGCCAGTATCTGGGCGTCTGGCTGAAGCCTGAAGGCTTCCCGCATCAGGAGATTCGCCAGTACTCCCTGACCCGCAAGCCAGACGGCAAAGGCTATCGCATTGCGGTTAAACGTGAGGAAGGTGGTCAGGTATCCAACTGGCTCCATAACGAAGCCAGCGTGGGCGACGTGGTCCATCTGGCGGCACCGGCGGGCGATTTCTTTATGGCCGTTGAAACGAATACCCCGGTGACGCTGATCTCCGCAGGCGTGGGTCAGACGCCAATGCTGGCGATGCTGGATACGCTGGCGAAAGCAAACCACAGCGCGCAGGTTAACTGGTTCCACGCGGCGGAGAACGGTGATGTTCACGCCTTCGCGGACGAGGTGAAAGCGCTGGGAGCGGGTCTGCCACACTTTACCGCGCATACCTGGTATCGTTTACCCACGGAAGCCGACCGCGCAGCGGCTCGTTTCGACAGCGAAGGCCTGATGAATTTAGGGCAGCATGAAGGGGCGTTCAGCGCACCGGGGATGCAGTTCTACGTTTGTGGGCCGGTAGCGTTTATGCAGTATGCCGCGAAGCAGCTGGTAGACCTGGGCGTGAATAAAGACAACATTCATTACGAATGTTTCGGCCCGCATAAAGTGCTGTAA